One genomic region from Ochotona princeps isolate mOchPri1 chromosome 5, mOchPri1.hap1, whole genome shotgun sequence encodes:
- the LOC101517938 gene encoding olfactory receptor 6B2, with the protein MRGENATRVSTFILLGFPTSPRLQYVLFLLFLLAYLFVLVENLAIILTVWSSSALHRPMYYFLSIMSTLEIWYVCDIIPKMLDGFLLQHKHISFVGCMTQLYFFSSLVCTECVLLASMAYDRYVAICHPLRYQVIMTTGLCVQLVAFCFATGFTISAIKVYFISSAMFCGSNVLNHFFCDISPILKLACTDFSTAELVDFVLAFLILVFPLLATILSYGHITLAVLRIPSTTGRWRAFSTCASHLTVVTIFYMALFFMYVRPQAIDSRSSNKLISVLYTVLTPILNPLIYCLRNKEFKDALRKALGLGPAAAS; encoded by the coding sequence ATGAGGGGGGAGAATGCCACCAGGGTCAGCACGTTCATCCTGCTGggcttccccacctcccccaggcTGCAGTACgtgctcttcctcctcttcctgcttgcCTACCTCTTCGTCCTGGTGGAGAACCTGGCCATCATCCTCACCGTCTGGAGCAGTAGCGCCCTCCACAGGCCCATGTACTACTTCCTCAGCATCATGTCGACCCTGGAGATCTGGTACGTGTGTGACATCATCCCCAAGATGTTGGATGGCTTCCTGCTCCAGCACAAACACATCTCCTTTGTGGGGTGCATGACTCAGCTCTACTTCTTCAGCTCCTTGGTGTGCACGGAGTGTGTGCTCCTGGCCTccatggcctatgaccgctatgtggccatctgccACCCACTGCGCTACCAGGTCATCATGACCACGGGGCTGTGCGTCCAGTTGGTGGCATTCTGTTTTGCAACTGGCTTCACCATCTCTGCCATCAAGGTCTACTTCATCTCTAGTGCCATGTTCTGTGGCTCCAACGTCCTGAACCACTTCTTCTGTGACATCTCACCCATCCTCAAGCTGGCCTGCACTGACTTCTCCACTGCAGAGCTGGTGGACTTTGTTCTGGCCTTCCTCATCCTGGTGTTCCCACTCCTGGCCACCATTCTCTCCTATGGACACATCACCTTGGCCGTCCTACGCATCCCCTCAACTACTGGCCGTTGGAgggccttttccacctgtgcctcccacctCACTGTGGTCACCATCTTCTACATGGCCTTGTTCTTCATGTACGTCCGGCCCCAGGCCATTGACTCACGGAGCTCCAACAAGCTCATCTCTGTTCTGTACACAGTACTCACACCCATCTTGAACCCCTTGATCTACTGTCTGAGGAACAAGGAATTCAAGGACGCCTTGAGGAAGGCTCTGGGCCTGGGTCCAGCTGCAGCTAGCTAG